A section of the Telopea speciosissima isolate NSW1024214 ecotype Mountain lineage chromosome 3, Tspe_v1, whole genome shotgun sequence genome encodes:
- the LOC122654008 gene encoding endoglucanase 9-like codes for MSMFGRDPWGGPLEINAADSATDDDRSRNLQDFDRAALSSRALDETQQSWLLGPSEQKKKKKYVDLGCIIVSRKIFVWTVGTILAAGFLAGLIILIIKTVPHHHKPHPPPDNYTLALHKALMFFNAQRSGPLPKHNNVSWRGNSCMKDGLSDPAIHRNLVGGFYDAGDAIKFNFPQSFSLTMLSWSVIEYSAKYEAAGELNHIKEIIKWGTDFLLKTFNSSADSIDRIAAQIGVGDTSGGNTSPNDHYCWERPEDIDYPRTVYECHSCSDLAAEMAAALAAASIVFKDSKTYSQKLVHGAKTLFKFSRDQRGRYSPGGSDPSHFYNSTNYYDEYVWGGAWLYYATGNSSYLQLATTTGIAKHAGAFWGGPDYGVFSWDNKLAGAQVLLSRLRLFLSPGYPYEEMLRTYHNQTSIIMCSYLPVFTSFNRTKGGLIQLNHGRPQPLQYVVNAAFLATLYSDYLEAADTPGWYCGPNFFSTDVLREFAKTQIDYILGKNPRKMSYLVGFGSHYPKHVHHRGASIPKNRVKYNCKGGWKWRDSKKPNPNTIVGAMVAGPDKHDGFQDVRTNYNYTEPTLAGNAGLVAALVALSGEKPGIDKNTIFSAVPPMFPTPPPPPAPWKP; via the exons atgagtaTGTTTGGGCGTGATCCATGGGGAGGACCACTGGAGATAAATGCAGCAGATTCAGCTACTGACGATGATCGGAGCCGGAACTTGCAGGATTTCGATCGTGCAGCTCTATCTTCACGAGCTCTCGATGAAACCCAACAGAGCTGGTTATTGGGTCCAAgtgaacagaagaagaagaagaagtatgtGGATCTAGGTTGCATCATCGTGAGCCGAAAGATCTTTGTTTGGACTGTGGGAACCATTCTCGCTGCTGGATTTCTCGCTGGATtaatcatcctcatcatcaagaCTGTGCCTCACCATCACAAGCCACACCCTCCTCCTGATAATTACACTCTCGCCTTGCACAAGGCTCTGATGTTCTTCAATGCCCAGCGAT CTGGGCCGCTGCCGAAGCATAATAACGTTTCATGGAGAGGAAATTCCTGTATGAAAGATGGTCTTTCTGACCCTGCCATTCATAGAAATTTAGTTGGTGGATTTTATGATGCCGGAGATGCTATCAAGTTCAACTTCCCTCAATCTTTCAGCTTGACCATGTTGAGTTGGAGTGTTATTGAATATAGTGCAAAATATGAAGCTGCCGGGGAGCTCAACCACATCAAAGAGATTATCAAGTGGGGAACTGATTTCCTCCTCAAGACATTCAATTCTTCTGCTGACTCCATTGACAGGATTGCTGCACAG ATTGGCGTGGGTGATACTTCTGGAGGGAACACTAGTCCTAACGATCACTATTGTTGGGAGCGCCCTGAGGACATTGATTACCCTCGAACTGTATATGAATGCCATAGTTGTTCAGATCTTGCTGCTGAGATGGCTGCTGCTTTAGCTGCTGCATCCATTGTATTCAAAGACAGCAAGACCTACTCACAGAAGCTTGTCCATGGTGCCAAAACACTGTTTAAGTTTTCAAGGGATCAACGAGGTAGATACAGTCCAGGAGGGTCAGATCCTTCACATTTCTACAATTCCACTAATTACTATGATGAATATGTGTGGGGTGGAGCATGGTTGTATTATGCTACTGGAAATTCTTCCTACCTTCAACTGGCTACAACAACAGGCATAGCCAAACATGCTGGTGCTTTCTGGGGAGGCCCAGATTATGGTGTGTTCAGCTGGGACAACAAGCTTGCTGGTGCTCAA GTGCTTCTGAGTAGGTTGAGGCTGTTCTTGAGTCCTGGGTATCCATATGAAGAAATGCTAAGGACATACCACAACCAGACTAGCATAATCATGTGCTCATATTTACCAGTTTTCACCAGCTTCAATCGAACGAAAG GAGGTTTGATACAATTAAACCATGGAAGGCCTCAGCCTCTGCAGTATGTGGTAAATGCAGCATTCTTAGCTACTTTGTACAGTGATTATCTTGAAGCTGCAGATACACCAGGATGGTATTGTGGACCTAATTTCTTCTCAACTGATGTTCTACGCGAGTTCGCAAAGACCCAG ATCGATTACATCCTTGGCAAAAATCCTCGGAAAATGAGCTATCTTGTGGGCTTTGGTAGCCACTATCCTAAACATGTACACCACAGAGGTGCATCAATCCCTAAGAACAGGGTAAAGTATAATTGCAAGGGAGGATGGAAATGGAGGGACAGTAAGAAGCCAAATCCAAATACAATTGTTGGAGCTATGGTTGCTGGCCCTGACAAGCATGATGGGTTCCAGGATGTCCGTACTAACTATAATTATACAGAGCCAACTCTTGCCGGCAATGCTGGTTTAGTTGCTGCTCTGGTGGCTTTGTCAGGTGAGAAGCCTGGGATTGACAAGAACACAATTTTTTCAGCAGTTCCTCCAATGTTTCCGACTCCTCCCCCACCTCCGGCGCCATGGAAGCCATGA
- the LOC122655260 gene encoding uncharacterized protein LOC122655260, with protein sequence MTNNNALISLLNDNRLTGSNYLDWKRKLIRVLKAEKIHNVLTSDEPPLPKTTDGDDFIVWESFKQKDALATGYILNSIDKSMQSSCDDMETAKEVMKHLETTFGKQDHLAHQRISPALFALKMTDGTTILDHMMKLNKHFQDLEGFGTLFDLDFKLRSFLPHSLMYMGHSL encoded by the coding sequence ATGACGAACAACAATGCCCTTATCTCCCTATTGAATGACAATAGATTGACCGGGTCTAATTACCTAGACTGGAAGCGAAAGCTTATACGTGTTCTGAAAGCGGAGAAAATCCACAATGTGCTTACTTCTGATGAACCTCCTTTACCCAAAACCACTGATGGGGATGACTTTATTGTCTGGGAGTCCTTCAAACAGAAAGATGCTTTAGCCACTGGCTACATACTTAATTCTATTGATAAGAGCATGCAAAGTTCATGTGATGACATGGAGACCGCCAAAGAAGTGATGAAACATTTGGAGACAACCTTTGGCAAGCAAGATCATCTTGCGCACCAAAGGATATCCCCAGCGTTGTTTGCATTAAAGATGACTGATGGCACCACCATCTTGGATCATATGATGAAGCTTAATAAGCACTTCCAGGACCTTGAGGGTTTTGGCACTTTGTTCGATCTCGATTTTAAATTGAGATCATTTTTGCCTCACTCTCTGATGTATATGGGCCATTCATTATGA